A part of Neodiprion pinetum isolate iyNeoPine1 chromosome 4, iyNeoPine1.2, whole genome shotgun sequence genomic DNA contains:
- the wap gene encoding DDB1- and CUL4-associated factor 7 yields the protein MALHSVPPKRKEIYKYEAPWPLYSMNWSVRPDKRFRLALGSFVEEYNNKVQIVSLDEETSEFTAKSTFDHPYPTTKIMWIPDAKSLFPDLLATSGDYLRVWRAIDAETRLECVLNNNKNSDFCAPLTSFDWNEVDPNLVGTSSIDTTCTIWGLETGQVVGRISVVAGHVKTQLIAHDKEVYDIAFSRAGGGRDMFASVGADGSVRMFDLRHLEHSTIIYEDPQHTPLLRLAWNKQDPNYLATVAMDACEVIILDVRVPCTPVARLNNHRASVNGIAWAPHSSCHICTAGDDHQALIWDIQQMPRAIEDPILAYTAAEGEVNQIQWGATQPDWIAICYNKSAEILRV from the exons atggcTCTACATAGTGTTCCACCAAAGcgaaaagaaatttacaaatatgaAGCACCGTGGCCACTTTACAGTATGAACTGGTCGGTGCGCCCCGACAAAAGATTTCGTCTAGCATTAGGCAGCTTCGTTGAAGAATATAACAACAAAGTACAGATTGTTTCGCTCGATGAGGAAACTTCCGAGTTTACTGCCAAAAGTACCTTCGATCATCCCTATCCAACGACCAAAATAATGTGGATACCTGACGCCAAGT CTCTGTTTCCTGATTTGCTGGCCACATCTGGGGATTACCTGCGGGTTTGGCGTGCAATAGACGCAGAAACACGACTGGAGTGTGTActgaataataacaaaaattcgGATTTTTGTGCACCCCTCACATCATTCGACTGGAATGAAGTGGATCCAAATTTAGTTGGAACATCAAGTATTGATACAACTTGCACAATATGGGGCTTAGAAACTGGGCAGGTAGTTGGGAGAATTAGTGTGGTCGCTGGTCACGTTAAAACACAATTGATTGCTCATGACAAGGAGGTCTATGATATTGCATTCAGTCGAGCAGGCGGAGGAAGAGATATGTTTGCATCGGTAGGAGCTGACGGGTCTGTGAGAATGTTTGATTTGCGCCACTTGGAACATTCTACAATTATATATGAAGATCCTCAGCATACGCCACTGTTGCGCCTTGCCTGGAACAAACAAGATCCAAATTATTTAGCCACCGTTGCCATGGATGCGTGCGAAGTAATTATTTTGGATGTTCGAGTCCCTTGCACACCAGTCGCTAGGCTAAATAACCACAG AGCGAGCGTAAATGGAATAGCTTGGGCGCCGCATTCAAGTTGTCATATCTGTACGGCTGGTGATGATCACCAAGCACTAATTTGGGACATTCAGCAGATGCCAAGAGCCATAGAAGATCCAATTCTTGCGTACACAGCTGCAGAAGGTGAAGTTAATCAGATCCAATGGGGTGCAACACAACCGGATTGGATTGCAATCTGTTACAATAAGTCTGCTGAAATCCTACGAGTCTAG